From a region of the Marinomonas mediterranea MMB-1 genome:
- a CDS encoding response regulator, with translation MKLSDAFDIKEHEEMVIECFFQLWRHSADLMFIMAVESEEFSLFDNNPASRAIMGLDKDMKIHRLNIREYFGDAVAEGLYATYYKAIEARKPISLEQVIYIEEQQACYDTLLVPIFDASGNATFICGVSRDITKIKTAEKVALEASEKLKEYNTGLEQLNETLDRKVKERTAALENAKQELEQALDAKSAFVARMSHEIRTPINAVIGLSNLALKTQLNAEQNDYLTKIKDSGDVLLGLVNDVLDFSKIEAGMLKLESVPFHPEELVRTTINMNSFSAYEKNLELITDIAKDVPTELIGDPLRIQQILINLVNNAVKFTSEGSICIRLSSEEQEEGHVSLKCEVSDTGIGIPEEHMDTLFSSFAQADDSITRKFGGTGLGLTITSQLSELMGGSITVKSELGSGTTFTVHLPLKISSHQPKAQRFEGMKPKRILVVDDHEISRTVLKNILDGFDIQADTASDGFQAIEAIRDAYHSQQKYDVIFMDWYMPKMNGIEASQKIREEFKDFAPPILMISAYEKHYIQSHLTSGLISQFIEKPVSRSTVYDSIAKFLNINVDEIPEENEIPNFSGYSVLLVEDNPINQQVAIGYLDHTNIGIDCAENGEIALKKIQSKSYDLVLMDIQMPVMDGLTASKHIRTMPEGQQLPIVAMTAHSSDADKQKSLEAGMNGHLSKPISSEQLYSMIRAHISDSPKQTAQLRNTNLPTVSEKTSILEKLRSGTSLDVNNALVALRNKDKLYLDIVQSFHKQYLPCVQDTSNLQFTLESATLFGDIHSLKSNAAYIGENTLSALCSEIEYALKNDSKVESHALEALHQRLYSLVDSLEKVFEGNKIPSNAGQQDQHTALETLLQMIEDNDFAVEHKLKELLNDRTFTQWHNELTTIHHYIEEIEFERAAIFIRSQLDRLKRGDL, from the coding sequence ATGAAACTAAGTGACGCCTTTGATATAAAAGAACATGAAGAAATGGTAATAGAGTGCTTTTTTCAGCTTTGGCGTCACTCTGCAGACCTTATGTTTATAATGGCCGTCGAAAGTGAAGAATTCTCTTTATTCGATAATAATCCAGCTTCTCGCGCAATAATGGGGCTGGATAAAGACATGAAGATACACAGGTTAAACATACGTGAGTATTTCGGAGACGCTGTCGCCGAAGGTTTGTACGCAACCTATTACAAGGCGATAGAAGCTCGAAAGCCTATTTCTTTAGAGCAAGTAATCTACATAGAAGAACAGCAGGCATGCTATGACACATTGCTTGTCCCTATATTCGATGCATCCGGTAACGCGACTTTTATTTGTGGCGTGAGCCGAGATATTACAAAAATCAAAACCGCTGAAAAAGTTGCGCTTGAAGCCTCAGAAAAGCTTAAAGAATACAATACTGGCCTTGAGCAACTCAACGAAACTCTAGATCGAAAAGTAAAAGAACGTACCGCGGCATTAGAAAACGCTAAACAAGAGCTTGAACAGGCACTCGATGCAAAATCCGCTTTTGTTGCCCGCATGAGCCACGAAATAAGAACACCAATCAACGCTGTAATTGGGCTTAGTAATCTAGCACTAAAAACGCAGCTCAATGCCGAACAAAATGACTATCTTACAAAAATAAAAGATTCTGGCGATGTGCTTCTTGGGCTCGTCAACGACGTTCTAGATTTCTCTAAGATAGAAGCCGGCATGTTGAAGCTTGAATCGGTTCCATTCCACCCAGAAGAACTGGTGCGAACGACCATCAATATGAACTCGTTCAGCGCCTACGAAAAAAATCTCGAACTGATCACAGACATCGCGAAAGACGTGCCAACCGAATTAATTGGCGACCCACTTCGAATCCAGCAAATCCTCATCAATCTAGTGAATAATGCGGTTAAATTCACCAGTGAAGGCTCGATATGCATTCGTCTATCGAGTGAAGAACAAGAAGAGGGTCATGTTTCTCTCAAATGTGAGGTATCGGATACCGGCATAGGCATACCCGAAGAGCATATGGATACATTGTTCAGTTCTTTTGCTCAAGCCGATGACAGCATTACTCGTAAATTTGGCGGTACCGGATTAGGCCTTACTATTACTAGCCAGCTATCTGAACTGATGGGCGGCTCAATCACAGTAAAAAGTGAGTTGGGGAGTGGCACCACATTTACCGTGCACTTGCCCCTTAAAATTTCCTCCCATCAACCTAAGGCCCAACGCTTTGAAGGAATGAAGCCCAAACGCATTTTAGTCGTAGACGATCATGAAATCTCTCGTACCGTGTTAAAAAACATTTTGGATGGTTTTGATATCCAAGCCGATACGGCGAGCGATGGATTTCAGGCCATTGAAGCAATCAGAGATGCGTATCACTCTCAGCAAAAATACGATGTTATTTTTATGGATTGGTACATGCCAAAGATGAATGGCATTGAAGCGTCTCAGAAAATCAGAGAAGAATTTAAAGACTTCGCACCGCCAATTCTAATGATTTCAGCGTATGAAAAACATTATATTCAATCGCATCTGACAAGCGGACTAATCAGCCAATTCATAGAAAAGCCTGTGAGTAGATCAACCGTTTATGATTCTATCGCTAAATTTTTGAACATCAACGTGGATGAAATTCCAGAAGAAAATGAGATCCCAAATTTTTCGGGATACTCGGTCTTGCTCGTCGAAGACAACCCAATCAACCAGCAAGTCGCGATAGGCTATTTGGATCATACAAACATAGGCATCGATTGCGCAGAAAATGGCGAGATCGCGCTGAAAAAAATACAGTCAAAATCCTACGATCTAGTCTTAATGGACATTCAAATGCCCGTCATGGATGGCCTAACTGCATCCAAACACATTAGAACGATGCCTGAAGGTCAACAGCTACCAATCGTTGCTATGACAGCACACTCATCTGATGCGGACAAACAAAAAAGCCTAGAAGCGGGAATGAATGGCCACCTATCTAAACCAATCTCAAGTGAGCAGCTTTATTCCATGATTAGAGCGCATATTAGCGACTCACCGAAACAAACAGCTCAACTTAGAAACACCAACTTACCAACAGTAAGTGAAAAAACATCAATATTGGAAAAGTTGCGAAGCGGAACATCATTAGATGTAAATAACGCGTTAGTCGCGCTCAGAAATAAAGACAAACTCTACCTCGATATCGTTCAGTCGTTTCACAAACAATATCTTCCATGTGTTCAAGATACTTCTAACTTACAATTTACACTTGAGAGTGCCACTCTATTTGGCGATATCCACTCTCTAAAATCCAATGCTGCCTATATCGGAGAAAACACGCTCTCGGCACTATGCTCTGAAATAGAATACGCCCTAAAAAACGATTCTAAGGTAGAGAGTCACGCTCTCGAAGCGCTACATCAACGACTTTATTCCTTAGTCGATTCTCTAGAAAAAGTCTTTGAGGGCAATAAAATACCGTCCAATGCGGGTCAACAAGATCAACACACGGCCTTAGAAACGCTCCTTCAAATGATTGAAGACAATGACTTTGCTGTTGAGCACAAATTAAAAGAGCTCTTAAATGACCGAACATTTACTCAATGGCATAATGAGTTAACAACGATTCATCATTATATAGAAGAGATTGAATTTGAAAGGGCTGCGATCTTCATTCGCAGTCAGTTAGATCGACTTAAAAGAGGTGATTTATAA
- a CDS encoding avidin/streptavidin family protein: protein MSNKLQGTWVNSYHSKLKIAVDENGSVAGEYSSTTGSSGIYQVIGHTITTPQAERNSQQKDPIGQGVVLSIYWRAVDTGATPDNTWHWVSTYCGQLQPNGDLSVINSLVATAKFDGFIEGDYIDQLIFKKTDDEAANVTPINFDQEPSQPSIPSNLDGLWQDALQATNLCISVLDEKTGLTFASVKIGEQSLNMWGFSDTRLMTQEGDSVTQQSITLSGYLNDPALAKDHLESKITPISISGYLDLSNQTLFVSKWLGDSTDQSTVYYQSNLTGLRLTKI from the coding sequence ATGTCGAACAAATTACAAGGTACTTGGGTAAACTCTTACCATTCAAAACTTAAGATTGCTGTCGATGAAAATGGATCCGTCGCTGGCGAATACTCGTCGACCACAGGATCAAGTGGTATCTATCAAGTTATTGGCCACACGATCACTACCCCTCAAGCAGAGCGTAACTCGCAGCAAAAGGATCCTATCGGTCAAGGCGTCGTACTGTCTATTTATTGGAGAGCCGTTGACACTGGTGCAACGCCCGACAATACCTGGCATTGGGTATCAACATATTGTGGCCAGCTCCAGCCAAACGGAGATTTGTCTGTTATAAACTCTTTGGTCGCAACGGCGAAGTTCGACGGCTTTATTGAAGGCGACTACATAGACCAGCTTATCTTTAAAAAGACCGATGATGAAGCCGCAAATGTCACTCCGATAAACTTCGATCAAGAACCTTCTCAACCCTCTATTCCATCTAATCTAGACGGGCTTTGGCAAGACGCGCTTCAAGCAACCAATTTATGCATTTCAGTATTGGATGAAAAAACAGGCTTAACGTTCGCTAGTGTAAAAATAGGCGAGCAAAGCCTCAATATGTGGGGATTTAGCGATACTCGTCTTATGACCCAAGAAGGGGATTCTGTAACTCAACAGAGTATTACACTAAGCGGTTATCTAAACGACCCTGCGTTAGCAAAAGACCATTTAGAGAGCAAAATAACACCGATTTCAATTAGCGGCTATTTGGACCTTTCTAATCAAACACTTTTTGTTAGCAAATGGCTTGGTGACTCAACCGACCAAAGTACAGTGTACTATCAATCCAACCTTACGGGTCTGCGCCTTACAAAAATATAA
- a CDS encoding pepsin-like aspartic protease, with protein MDTVNNANQGFSLPLKKGPFQNNGASPWYVTLGLGTPYQKLKFSFDTGSNFIWVTSNLCADDSCKHYGKGRFFINKSASFVNIPLRPSVSNPTPHIVGFGPWGSMEVNAGNDDFNLLSIEQDDKIEVNSDLYTAKNYSGQQFEELDWDGGIGLPALEELPEVQHNPYLTRYRSSPRCAESHAPSFHFFKTLVKEKKVAQDSPFVTFSTDSNTGEGEVRFGKLDDRYSDSKDYLFLPWDKYSTDSLAYLWTTKMYSFSANGTNLLSSDEHNTAFLCLDSGSSQFKGDVAAMFAAYQITTLQGGDVEIEVGQDSNGKPGKLVITPEIYNRKIEAGSLKGEVVSQFAPLEGLGPMALVGSVLMDHLYTVYEYSISGRVEDDSLMISPKGMWIFNQPTGVEIIQSKQDKPAPIFNKSK; from the coding sequence ATGGATACAGTAAATAACGCCAACCAAGGTTTCTCGTTACCTTTGAAAAAAGGTCCATTTCAAAACAACGGTGCTTCTCCGTGGTATGTGACTTTAGGCTTAGGAACCCCTTACCAAAAATTGAAATTTTCATTCGATACTGGTAGCAACTTTATTTGGGTAACCTCTAACTTATGCGCAGATGATAGCTGTAAGCACTATGGAAAAGGTCGATTCTTCATTAATAAGTCGGCTAGTTTTGTAAATATTCCTCTACGCCCGTCTGTCTCAAACCCAACACCACATATAGTAGGTTTTGGCCCTTGGGGCTCAATGGAGGTCAATGCGGGTAACGATGACTTCAATCTACTATCTATAGAGCAAGACGATAAGATAGAAGTGAACTCCGACCTTTACACTGCTAAAAATTACTCTGGACAACAGTTTGAAGAGTTAGATTGGGATGGAGGTATTGGACTGCCAGCTTTAGAAGAGCTGCCAGAGGTTCAACATAATCCTTACTTAACAAGATATCGGAGTTCCCCTCGTTGTGCTGAGTCACACGCCCCTTCTTTTCATTTCTTTAAGACATTAGTGAAAGAAAAAAAAGTCGCTCAAGATTCCCCTTTCGTCACCTTTTCAACTGATTCAAATACAGGAGAGGGCGAAGTACGTTTTGGCAAATTAGACGACCGTTATAGTGACTCTAAAGATTACCTATTTCTTCCTTGGGATAAATATAGTACTGACTCTCTAGCTTACCTTTGGACAACGAAAATGTATTCGTTCTCGGCAAACGGTACAAATCTACTCTCGTCGGATGAGCACAATACCGCTTTTCTATGTTTAGACTCAGGCTCTTCGCAATTTAAAGGCGATGTCGCCGCCATGTTTGCAGCCTATCAGATCACGACTTTACAAGGCGGTGATGTTGAAATTGAAGTGGGTCAAGACAGTAATGGAAAGCCTGGAAAACTCGTTATCACACCGGAGATTTATAACCGTAAAATTGAGGCCGGAAGCTTAAAGGGAGAAGTTGTTTCACAGTTTGCTCCACTTGAAGGGTTAGGGCCAATGGCTTTAGTCGGTTCCGTTCTTATGGACCACCTTTACACAGTGTATGAATACTCGATTTCAGGCCGCGTAGAAGACGATTCACTCATGATCTCACCGAAAGGCATGTGGATCTTTAATCAGCCGACTGGAGTAGAAATAATCCAAAGCAAGCAAGACAAACCAGCTCCTATTTTTAATAAGTCCAAATAG
- a CDS encoding GGDEF domain-containing response regulator, whose amino-acid sequence MSTNSGVLVIDDETINLKVISDILRDDTQLILAKNGEQGIRKAAEFMPDLILLDVVMPQMDGFETLKILRSDPKTCHIPVIFITALDDSSSEEKGLSSGAADYIQKPLKPAIVRARVKLHLELAKKRMLLEKLANVDPLTSIANRRKYEEVAANQWHELLTTKGYLSLAVIDIDNFKQYNDSNGHAAGDEIIRKVADVLSYEFNGEDELVARYGGEEFVVILPNIDQQGAYEKLDRCVMSIRELALPHPSGGVVTISVGGATMTPTPNAHLDQLFLSSDELLYQAKKAGKNRVLWKKSVVAHAC is encoded by the coding sequence ATGTCGACTAATTCTGGGGTATTAGTCATCGATGATGAAACGATAAACTTAAAAGTGATTAGCGATATTCTACGCGACGACACTCAGCTTATTTTGGCGAAGAACGGAGAGCAAGGCATCCGAAAAGCGGCTGAGTTTATGCCAGACCTAATCCTTTTGGACGTTGTCATGCCTCAAATGGATGGGTTCGAGACATTAAAAATACTTCGGAGCGATCCAAAAACATGCCACATTCCGGTTATCTTTATTACCGCACTGGATGACAGCAGTAGCGAAGAAAAAGGTCTGTCATCAGGCGCTGCTGACTACATTCAAAAACCGTTAAAACCAGCCATTGTGCGAGCTAGAGTGAAGTTGCATCTAGAACTCGCTAAAAAAAGAATGCTGCTCGAAAAATTAGCAAACGTCGATCCTTTAACCTCTATCGCAAATCGACGTAAGTATGAAGAAGTTGCTGCCAATCAGTGGCATGAATTATTAACCACAAAGGGCTACCTATCGCTCGCCGTCATTGATATCGATAATTTCAAGCAATATAACGATTCAAATGGCCATGCGGCAGGAGATGAAATCATCCGCAAAGTCGCTGACGTTTTGTCATATGAATTCAATGGAGAAGATGAATTAGTCGCAAGATATGGCGGAGAAGAGTTTGTCGTTATTCTCCCGAATATCGACCAACAAGGCGCTTATGAAAAACTGGATCGTTGCGTTATGTCCATTCGCGAGCTTGCTCTACCTCACCCTTCTGGGGGCGTTGTCACTATCAGTGTCGGTGGTGCAACCATGACCCCTACTCCAAACGCTCACCTTGATCAACTGTTCTTAAGCTCTGATGAGCTCCTGTATCAAGCAAAGAAAGCAGGCAAAAATAGAGTTTTATGGAAGAAAAGCGTTGTCGCGCACGCTTGTTGA